A genomic window from Macaca mulatta isolate MMU2019108-1 chromosome 19, T2T-MMU8v2.0, whole genome shotgun sequence includes:
- the PLPPR2 gene encoding phospholipid phosphatase-related protein type 2 isoform X3: MAGGRPHLKRSFSIIPCFVFVEGFFCYDSTYAKPYPGPEAASRVPPALIYALVTAGPTLTILLGELARAFFPAPPSAVPVIGESTIVSGACCRFSPPLRRLVRFLGVYSFGLFTTTIFANAGQVVTGNPTPHFLSVCRPNYTALGCLPPSPDRPGPDRFVTDQGACAGSPSLVAAARRAFPCKDAALCAYAVTYTAMYVTLVFRVKGSRLVKPSLCLALLCPAFLVGVVRVAEYRNHWSDVLAGFLTGAAIATFLVTCVVHNFQSRPPSGRRLSPWEDLGQAPTVDSPLEKLSVAQEPEVCRPHSTPARLTPSKSQNCARRGHLIPSCVSSRAPAMCSSPRVPRPRLRSEPTPLPLPLPLPAPTPSQGPSPSSPGPGGPGGGGGRGRKLLLPTPLLRDLYTLSGLYPSPFHRDNFSPYLFASRDHLL; this comes from the exons GGATTCTTCTGCTATGACAGTACCTACGCCAAGCCCTACCCAGGGCCTGAGGCTGCCAGCCGAGTGCCTCCTGCTCTCATCTACGCACTGGTCACTGCCGGGCCCACCCTCACG ATCCTGCTGGGGGAGCTGGCGCGTGCCTTTTTCCCCGCACCACCTTCAGCCGTCCCGGTCATCGGGGAGAGCACCATCGTGTCCGGAGCCTGCTGTCGCTTCAGCCCCCCACTGCGGAGGCTGGTCCGCTTCCTGG GGGTCTACTCCTTCGGCCTCTTCACCACAACCATCTTCGCCAACGCGGGGCAGGTGGTGACCGGCAATCCCACGCCACACTTCCTGTCCGTGTGCCGCCCCAACTACACGGCCCtgggctgcctgccaccttctcCGGATCGGCCAGGTCCCGACCGCTTTGTCACTGACCAGGGTGCCTGCGCTGGCAGCCCCAGCCTCGTGGCCGCCGCGCGCCGCGCCTTCCCCTGCAAGGACGCGGCCCTCTGCGCCTACGCAGTCACCTACACGGCG ATGTACGTGACTCTCGTGTTCCGCGTGAAGGGCTCCCGCCTGGTCAAACCCTCGCTCTGCCTGGCCCTGCTGTGTCCGGCCTTCCTGGTGGGCGTGGTCCGCGTGGCTGAGTACCGAAACCACTGGTCCGACGTGCTGGCTGGCTTCCTGACAGGGGCGGCCATCGCCACCTTTTTG GTCACCTGCGTTGTGCACAACTTTCAGAGCCGGCCACCCTCTGGCCGAAGGCTCTCTCCCTGGGAGGACCTGGGCCAAGCCCCCACCGTGGACAGCCCCCTCGAAAAGTTAAGTGTGGCCCAG GAACCCGAGGTCTGCAGGCCGCATTCGACACCGGCACGGCTCACCCCATCCA AGTCGCAGAACTGCGCCCGCCGTGGCCACCTGATCCCCAGCTGCGTGTCCTCCAGGGCCCCAGCCATGTGTTCGTCGCCCCGTGTGCCCCGCCCTCGATTGAGGTCTGAGCCGACGCCCTTGCCCCTGCCCCTACCCCTGCCAGCGCCCACCCCCAGCCAGGGCCCCTCGCCTTCCTCCCCCGGACCTGGGGGGCCAGGCGGGGGTGGTGGACGTGGCCGGAAGCTGCTGCTGCCCACGCCCCTGCTGCGGGACCTGTACACCCTGAGTGGActctatccctcccccttccaccGGGACAACTTTAGCCCTTACCTGTTTGCCAGCCGTGACCACCTGCTGTGA
- the PLPPR2 gene encoding phospholipid phosphatase-related protein type 2 isoform X4, with amino-acid sequence MAGGRPHLKRSFSIIPCFVFVESVLLGIVILLAYRLEFTDTFPVHTQGFFCYDSTYAKPYPGPEAASRVPPALIYALVTAGPTLTILLGELARAFFPAPPSAVPVIGESTIVSGACCRFSPPLRRLVRFLGVYSFGLFTTTIFANAGQVVTGNPTPHFLSVCRPNYTALGCLPPSPDRPGPDRFVTDQGACAGSPSLVAAARRAFPCKDAALCAYAVTYTAMYVTLVFRVKGSRLVKPSLCLALLCPAFLVGVVRVAEYRNHWSDVLAGFLTGAAIATFLVSPLLNLPSLNTVLSLCSRSPALCTTFRAGHPLAEGSLPGRTWAKPPPWTAPSKRTRGLQAAFDTGTAHPIQVAELRPPWPPDPQLRVLQGPSHVFVAPCAPPSIEV; translated from the exons TCGGTGCTGCTGGGCATCGTGATCCTGCTTGCTTACCGCCTGGAGTTCACGGACACCTTCCCTGTGCACACCCAGGGATTCTTCTGCTATGACAGTACCTACGCCAAGCCCTACCCAGGGCCTGAGGCTGCCAGCCGAGTGCCTCCTGCTCTCATCTACGCACTGGTCACTGCCGGGCCCACCCTCACG ATCCTGCTGGGGGAGCTGGCGCGTGCCTTTTTCCCCGCACCACCTTCAGCCGTCCCGGTCATCGGGGAGAGCACCATCGTGTCCGGAGCCTGCTGTCGCTTCAGCCCCCCACTGCGGAGGCTGGTCCGCTTCCTGG GGGTCTACTCCTTCGGCCTCTTCACCACAACCATCTTCGCCAACGCGGGGCAGGTGGTGACCGGCAATCCCACGCCACACTTCCTGTCCGTGTGCCGCCCCAACTACACGGCCCtgggctgcctgccaccttctcCGGATCGGCCAGGTCCCGACCGCTTTGTCACTGACCAGGGTGCCTGCGCTGGCAGCCCCAGCCTCGTGGCCGCCGCGCGCCGCGCCTTCCCCTGCAAGGACGCGGCCCTCTGCGCCTACGCAGTCACCTACACGGCG ATGTACGTGACTCTCGTGTTCCGCGTGAAGGGCTCCCGCCTGGTCAAACCCTCGCTCTGCCTGGCCCTGCTGTGTCCGGCCTTCCTGGTGGGCGTGGTCCGCGTGGCTGAGTACCGAAACCACTGGTCCGACGTGCTGGCTGGCTTCCTGACAGGGGCGGCCATCGCCACCTTTTTGGTGAGTCCCCTCCTCAACCTTCCCA GCCTCAACACTGTTCTCTCCCTCTGTTCCAGGTCACCTGCGTTGTGCACAACTTTCAGAGCCGGCCACCCTCTGGCCGAAGGCTCTCTCCCTGGGAGGACCTGGGCCAAGCCCCCACCGTGGACAGCCCCCTCGAAAA GAACCCGAGGTCTGCAGGCCGCATTCGACACCGGCACGGCTCACCCCATCCA AGTCGCAGAACTGCGCCCGCCGTGGCCACCTGATCCCCAGCTGCGTGTCCTCCAGGGCCCCAGCCATGTGTTCGTCGCCCCGTGTGCCCCGCCCTCGATTGAGGTCTGA
- the PLPPR2 gene encoding phospholipid phosphatase-related protein type 2 isoform X7, producing the protein MAGGRPHLKRSFSIIPCFVFVESVLLGIVILLAYRLEFTDTFPVHTQGFFCYDSTYAKPYPGPEAASRVPPALIYALVTAGPTLTILLGELARAFFPAPPSAVPVIGESTIVSGACCRFSPPLRRLVRFLGVYSFGLFTTTIFANAGQVVTGNPTPHFLSVCRPNYTALGCLPPSPDRPGPDRFVTDQGACAGSPSLVAAARRAFPCKDAALCAYAVTYTAMYVTLVFRVKGSRLVKPSLCLALLCPAFLVGVVRVAEYRNHWSDVLAGFLTGAAIATFLVTCVVHNFQSRPPSGRRLSPWEDLGQAPTVDSPLEKNPRSAGRIRHRHGSPHPSRRTAPAVAT; encoded by the exons TCGGTGCTGCTGGGCATCGTGATCCTGCTTGCTTACCGCCTGGAGTTCACGGACACCTTCCCTGTGCACACCCAGGGATTCTTCTGCTATGACAGTACCTACGCCAAGCCCTACCCAGGGCCTGAGGCTGCCAGCCGAGTGCCTCCTGCTCTCATCTACGCACTGGTCACTGCCGGGCCCACCCTCACG ATCCTGCTGGGGGAGCTGGCGCGTGCCTTTTTCCCCGCACCACCTTCAGCCGTCCCGGTCATCGGGGAGAGCACCATCGTGTCCGGAGCCTGCTGTCGCTTCAGCCCCCCACTGCGGAGGCTGGTCCGCTTCCTGG GGGTCTACTCCTTCGGCCTCTTCACCACAACCATCTTCGCCAACGCGGGGCAGGTGGTGACCGGCAATCCCACGCCACACTTCCTGTCCGTGTGCCGCCCCAACTACACGGCCCtgggctgcctgccaccttctcCGGATCGGCCAGGTCCCGACCGCTTTGTCACTGACCAGGGTGCCTGCGCTGGCAGCCCCAGCCTCGTGGCCGCCGCGCGCCGCGCCTTCCCCTGCAAGGACGCGGCCCTCTGCGCCTACGCAGTCACCTACACGGCG ATGTACGTGACTCTCGTGTTCCGCGTGAAGGGCTCCCGCCTGGTCAAACCCTCGCTCTGCCTGGCCCTGCTGTGTCCGGCCTTCCTGGTGGGCGTGGTCCGCGTGGCTGAGTACCGAAACCACTGGTCCGACGTGCTGGCTGGCTTCCTGACAGGGGCGGCCATCGCCACCTTTTTG GTCACCTGCGTTGTGCACAACTTTCAGAGCCGGCCACCCTCTGGCCGAAGGCTCTCTCCCTGGGAGGACCTGGGCCAAGCCCCCACCGTGGACAGCCCCCTCGAAAA GAACCCGAGGTCTGCAGGCCGCATTCGACACCGGCACGGCTCACCCCATCCA AGTCGCAGAACTGCGCCCGCCGTGGCCACCTGA
- the SWSAP1 gene encoding ATPase SWSAP1, with the protein MAETLRRVLTRDGAAWSGEENTASAGPPLLLLGAPGSGKTALLFAAALEAAGEGQGPVLFLTRRPLQSLPRGTGTTLDPMRLQKIRFQYPPSTRELFRLLCSAHEAPGPAPSLLLLDGLEEYLAEDPEPQEAAYLIALLLDTAAHFSHRLGPGRDCGLMVALQTQEEADSGDVLHLALLQRYFPAQCWLQPDAPGPGEHGLRACLDPGGLGPRTEWWVTFRSDGEMMIAPWPTQAGDPSSGKGSSSGGQP; encoded by the exons ATGGCGGAGACGCTGAGGCGGGTGCTGACCAGGGACGGTGCGGCCTGGTCCGGGGAGGAGAACACGGCTTCCGCCGGACCGCCTTTGCTGCTTCTCGGCGCACCAGGGTCTGGAAAAACAGCGCTGCTATTTGCTGCGGCCCTAGAGGCGGCGGGGGAGGGCCAAGGCCCAGTCCTCTTCCTGACACGGAGGCCTCTACAAAGCCTGCCCCGCGGGACCGGAACGACTCTAGACCCAATGCGACTCCAG AAGATCCGCTTCCAGTACCCACCCTCAACCCGAGAGCTTTTCCGGCTCCTGTGCTCTGCCCATGAAGCCCCGGGGCCAGCCCCCTCCCTTCTGCTGCTCGATGGCCTAGAAGAGTACCTAGCGGAAGACCCAGAGCCCCAGGAAGCCGCCTACCTCATTGCCTTACTTCTAGACACAGCTGCCCACTTCAGCCACCGGCTTGGGCCTGGCCGGGACTGTGGGCTCATGGTGGCCCTCCAGACCCAGGAGGAGGCAGATAGTGGGGACGTCCTGCACCTGGCACTGCTCCAGCGGTATTTTCCTGCCCAGTGCTGGCTGCAGCCAGATGCACCAGGTCCAGGAGAACACGGCCTCCGAGCCTGCCTGGATCCAGGCGGGCTGGGCCCCAGAACAGAGTGGTGGGTGACTTTCCGATCAGATGGAGAAATGATGATTGCTCCATGGCCCACCCAGGCTGGTGACCCCAGCTCAGGCAAGGGTTCAAGCTCTGGAGGCCAGCCCTGA
- the PLPPR2 gene encoding phospholipid phosphatase-related protein type 2 isoform X8, translating into MAGGRPHLKRSFSIIPCFVFVEGFFCYDSTYAKPYPGPEAASRVPPALIYALVTAGPTLTILLGELARAFFPAPPSAVPVIGESTIVSGACCRFSPPLRRLVRFLGVYSFGLFTTTIFANAGQVVTGNPTPHFLSVCRPNYTALGCLPPSPDRPGPDRFVTDQGACAGSPSLVAAARRAFPCKDAALCAYAVTYTAMYVTLVFRVKGSRLVKPSLCLALLCPAFLVGVVRVAEYRNHWSDVLAGFLTGAAIATFLVTCVVHNFQSRPPSGRRLSPWEDLGQAPTVDSPLEKNPRSAGRIRHRHGSPHPSRRTAPAVAT; encoded by the exons GGATTCTTCTGCTATGACAGTACCTACGCCAAGCCCTACCCAGGGCCTGAGGCTGCCAGCCGAGTGCCTCCTGCTCTCATCTACGCACTGGTCACTGCCGGGCCCACCCTCACG ATCCTGCTGGGGGAGCTGGCGCGTGCCTTTTTCCCCGCACCACCTTCAGCCGTCCCGGTCATCGGGGAGAGCACCATCGTGTCCGGAGCCTGCTGTCGCTTCAGCCCCCCACTGCGGAGGCTGGTCCGCTTCCTGG GGGTCTACTCCTTCGGCCTCTTCACCACAACCATCTTCGCCAACGCGGGGCAGGTGGTGACCGGCAATCCCACGCCACACTTCCTGTCCGTGTGCCGCCCCAACTACACGGCCCtgggctgcctgccaccttctcCGGATCGGCCAGGTCCCGACCGCTTTGTCACTGACCAGGGTGCCTGCGCTGGCAGCCCCAGCCTCGTGGCCGCCGCGCGCCGCGCCTTCCCCTGCAAGGACGCGGCCCTCTGCGCCTACGCAGTCACCTACACGGCG ATGTACGTGACTCTCGTGTTCCGCGTGAAGGGCTCCCGCCTGGTCAAACCCTCGCTCTGCCTGGCCCTGCTGTGTCCGGCCTTCCTGGTGGGCGTGGTCCGCGTGGCTGAGTACCGAAACCACTGGTCCGACGTGCTGGCTGGCTTCCTGACAGGGGCGGCCATCGCCACCTTTTTG GTCACCTGCGTTGTGCACAACTTTCAGAGCCGGCCACCCTCTGGCCGAAGGCTCTCTCCCTGGGAGGACCTGGGCCAAGCCCCCACCGTGGACAGCCCCCTCGAAAA GAACCCGAGGTCTGCAGGCCGCATTCGACACCGGCACGGCTCACCCCATCCA AGTCGCAGAACTGCGCCCGCCGTGGCCACCTGA
- the EPOR gene encoding erythropoietin receptor, whose protein sequence is MDHLGASLWPQVGSLCLLLAGAAWAPPPNLPDPKFESKAALLVARGPEELLCFTERLEDLVCFWEEAASAGVSPDNYSFSYHLEDEPWKLCRLHQAPTARGAVRFWCSLPTADTSSFVPLELRVTAASGAPRYHRIIHINEVVLLDAPVGLVARLADEGGHIVLRWLPPPEAPMTSHIRYEVDVSAGNGAGSVQRVEILEGRTECVLSNLRGRTRYTFAVRARMAEPSFGGFWSAWSEPVSLLTPSDLDPLILTLSLILVLILVLLTVLALLSHRRALKQKIWPGIPSPESEFEGLFTTHKGNFQLWLYQNDGCLWWSPCTPFTEDPPASLEVLSERCWGTMQAVEPGTDDEGPLLEPVGSGHAQDTYLVLDKWLLPRNPPSEDLPGPDGSVDTVAMDEGSEASSCSSALASKPSPEGASAASFEYTILDPSSQLLRPWALSPELPSTPPHLKYLYLVVSDSGISTDYSSGDSQGAQGGLSDGPYSNPYENSLIPAAEPLPPSYVACS, encoded by the exons ATGGACCACCTCGGGGCGTCCTTGTGGCCCCAGGTCGGCTCCCTTTGTCTCCTGCTCGCTGGGGCCGCCTGGGCGCCCCCGCCCAACCTCCCGGACCCCAAGTTCGAGAGCAAAG CGGCCTTGCTGGTGGCCCGCGGACCCGAAGAGCTTCTGTGCTTCACCGAGCGGTTGGAGGACTTGGTGTGTTTCTGGGAGGAAGCGGCGAGTGCTGGGGTGAGCCCAGACAACTACAGCTTCTCCTACCACCTCGA GGATGAGCCATGGAAGCTTTGTCGCCTGCACCAGGCTCCCACGGCTCGTGGTGCGGTGCGCTTCTGGTGTTCGCTGCCTACAGCCGACACGTCGAGCTTCGTGCCCCTAGAGTTGCGCGTCACAGCAGCCTCCGGCGCTCCGCGATATCACCGTATCATCCACATCAATGAAGTAG TGCTCCTGGACGCCCCCGTGGGGCTGGTGGCACGGCTGGCTGACGAGGGCGGCCACATAGTGTTGCGCTGGCTCCCGCCGCCTGAGGCACCCATGACGTCCCACATCCGCTACGAGGTGGACGTCTCGGCCGGCAACGGCGCAGGGAGCGTGCAGAGG GTGGAGATCCTGGAGGGCCGCACCGAATGTGTGCTGAGCAACCTGAGGGGCCGGACGCGCTACACCTTCGCCGTCCGCGCGCGTATGGCTGAGCCGAGCTTCGGCGGCTTCTGGAGCGCCTGGTCGGAGCCTGTGTCGCTGCTGACGCCTAGCG ACCTGGACCCCCTCATCCTGACGCTCTCCCTCATCCTCGTGCTCATCCTGGTGCTGCTGACCGTGCTCGCCCTGCTGTCCCACCGCCG GGCTCTGAAGCAGAAGATCTGGCCTGGCATCCCGAGCCCAGAGAGCGAGTTTGAAGGCCTCTTCACCACCCACAAGGGTAACTTCCAG CTGTGGCTGTACCAGAACGATGGCTGCCTGTGGTGGAGCCCCTGCACCCCCTTCACAGAGGACCCACCTGCCTCCCTGGAAGTCCTCTCAGAGCGCTGCTGGGGGACGATGCAGGCAGTGGAGCCGGGGACAGATGATGAGGGCCCCCTGCTGGAGCCGGTGGGCAGTGGGCATGCCCAGGATACCTATCTGGTGCTGGACAAATGGTTGCTGCCCCGGAACCCGCCCAGTGAGGACCTCCCAGGGCCTGATGGCAGTGTGGACACAGTGGCCATGGATGAAGGCTCAGAAGCATCCTCCTGCTCATCTGCTTTGGCCTCGAAGCCTAGCCCAGAGGGAGCCTCTGCTGCCAGCTTCGAGTACACCATCCTGGACCCCAGCTCCCAGCTCTTGCGTCCATGGGCACTGTCCCCTGAGCTGccctctaccccaccccaccTAAAGTACCTGTACCTTGTCGTATCTGACTCTGGCATCTCAACTGACTATAGCTCAGGGGACTCCCAGGGAGCCCAAGGGGGCTTATCCGATGGCCCCTACTCCAACCCTTATGAGAATAGCCTTATCCCAGCCGCTGAGCCTCTGCCCCCTAGCTATGTGGCTTGCTCTTAG
- the PLPPR2 gene encoding phospholipid phosphatase-related protein type 2 isoform X2, whose translation MAGGRPHLKRSFSIIPCFVFVESVLLGIVILLAYRLEFTDTFPVHTQGFFCYDSTYAKPYPGPEAASRVPPALIYALVTAGPTLTILLGELARAFFPAPPSAVPVIGESTIVSGACCRFSPPLRRLVRFLGVYSFGLFTTTIFANAGQVVTGNPTPHFLSVCRPNYTALGCLPPSPDRPGPDRFVTDQGACAGSPSLVAAARRAFPCKDAALCAYAVTYTAMYVTLVFRVKGSRLVKPSLCLALLCPAFLVGVVRVAEYRNHWSDVLAGFLTGAAIATFLVTCVVHNFQSRPPSGRRLSPWEDLGQAPTVDSPLEKLSVAQEPEVCRPHSTPARLTPSKSQNCARRGHLIPSCVSSRAPAMCSSPRVPRPRLRSEPTPLPLPLPLPAPTPSQGPSPSSPGPGGPGGGGGRGRKLLLPTPLLRDLYTLSGLYPSPFHRDNFSPYLFASRDHLL comes from the exons TCGGTGCTGCTGGGCATCGTGATCCTGCTTGCTTACCGCCTGGAGTTCACGGACACCTTCCCTGTGCACACCCAGGGATTCTTCTGCTATGACAGTACCTACGCCAAGCCCTACCCAGGGCCTGAGGCTGCCAGCCGAGTGCCTCCTGCTCTCATCTACGCACTGGTCACTGCCGGGCCCACCCTCACG ATCCTGCTGGGGGAGCTGGCGCGTGCCTTTTTCCCCGCACCACCTTCAGCCGTCCCGGTCATCGGGGAGAGCACCATCGTGTCCGGAGCCTGCTGTCGCTTCAGCCCCCCACTGCGGAGGCTGGTCCGCTTCCTGG GGGTCTACTCCTTCGGCCTCTTCACCACAACCATCTTCGCCAACGCGGGGCAGGTGGTGACCGGCAATCCCACGCCACACTTCCTGTCCGTGTGCCGCCCCAACTACACGGCCCtgggctgcctgccaccttctcCGGATCGGCCAGGTCCCGACCGCTTTGTCACTGACCAGGGTGCCTGCGCTGGCAGCCCCAGCCTCGTGGCCGCCGCGCGCCGCGCCTTCCCCTGCAAGGACGCGGCCCTCTGCGCCTACGCAGTCACCTACACGGCG ATGTACGTGACTCTCGTGTTCCGCGTGAAGGGCTCCCGCCTGGTCAAACCCTCGCTCTGCCTGGCCCTGCTGTGTCCGGCCTTCCTGGTGGGCGTGGTCCGCGTGGCTGAGTACCGAAACCACTGGTCCGACGTGCTGGCTGGCTTCCTGACAGGGGCGGCCATCGCCACCTTTTTG GTCACCTGCGTTGTGCACAACTTTCAGAGCCGGCCACCCTCTGGCCGAAGGCTCTCTCCCTGGGAGGACCTGGGCCAAGCCCCCACCGTGGACAGCCCCCTCGAAAAGTTAAGTGTGGCCCAG GAACCCGAGGTCTGCAGGCCGCATTCGACACCGGCACGGCTCACCCCATCCA AGTCGCAGAACTGCGCCCGCCGTGGCCACCTGATCCCCAGCTGCGTGTCCTCCAGGGCCCCAGCCATGTGTTCGTCGCCCCGTGTGCCCCGCCCTCGATTGAGGTCTGAGCCGACGCCCTTGCCCCTGCCCCTACCCCTGCCAGCGCCCACCCCCAGCCAGGGCCCCTCGCCTTCCTCCCCCGGACCTGGGGGGCCAGGCGGGGGTGGTGGACGTGGCCGGAAGCTGCTGCTGCCCACGCCCCTGCTGCGGGACCTGTACACCCTGAGTGGActctatccctcccccttccaccGGGACAACTTTAGCCCTTACCTGTTTGCCAGCCGTGACCACCTGCTGTGA